In Oryza sativa Japonica Group chromosome 8, ASM3414082v1, the sequence GATGGCTAACCTTTATACAGACATAAATATAGTGAACATCAGGTTTTGGGCCAAGAAGACTAACAATTGATGTGCTATCACCATCTAAAGGCAGTGGCTTCGTCAGTTCCCATGAAGGCTCCCGACTCCTTTCCCATCTATCTGGGATGTCGAGAGTGTCAATTCAAGAGTGTAAATTAAATGTGTTTTAGCACAACTATAATGAGTGGCAGGTAAAATGTTTACTCCGCACACTAATGGCGATACCAATTGCCCTTTATAGCTTGACAATTTTGAAGTACCAATGAATGGACAAATGGTTTAGCTGATCTCACGGAAAAAAACTTACTAACCTATGACATGAAGCTTTACTGTCCAAAGCTGCAGGTCTTTAAGGAGACGCAATCGATAACTTGGGTCGCCATAAGTGATCTGCAACATTGTGGGATCCAAAGTTAAGTTCTAGACACTATAAAAGAACAGCATGCTTGTGTAAACAAATAATATAGTTCCTTTACCAGAATATAAACTCCCTTGTCCTTGAGAATTCTGTAGATAGAAGAAAGAAATAGAAGCTATAGTAAGTTAAACGGAGATTTCACAAACAAATAAAGTGCGTGATTTACCTATTGACCTCCTCTAGCATCTGAGACGCATTctcttgtgaattttggccacACTGCAATACAAGAAATGCAAATCTGAGTACCATGAAGGAAGAAAATTTGAGTATGTTGTACACTGGCAAAAATGGGCTCACCATTATAGAATCTAGCGTTCCTGCAAACAACAGATGGGGTTAGAACCCAATGACATGTTGCATATGCACATAGCAAATGCTCCTGGTAAGACTGTAACCACTATATTTACTATGGTACCTTTGTCAATAACAGCATCGAATGAACCTGACTCGAATTCAGCCATGTTCCTTACATCCATCTTCATGTCTGTGTAAGGTAGGAAATAAATAGTACCACATGACAAGATAAACTATTACACTCACTAAGGGATTCAGCAAAAAAAGGCTGGGGACGAAGAGTATACATTTAAGGTGAGGCTTGTCACGATATTTCTTCTTCATTTGATCAATCACCACTGATGATATATCTATGTTGACGATGTCTTGATAACCATCATCAACCATGTTTTCACCAAAAACTGTTCAGTGTTTAAAGGCAGATTATTTAAACAAGAAATGCCAACTTAAAATAGAAAAATCCACTAGGCAGGAATGCAGAGTAATATACAGAACTTTGGAGTTCTATACATAATTGTTTTTTGAGATTAATGACTGAAATTGAGAAATATCTCAGTCCCCAACTATCAGCAATACAATTAATAACTTAAAATAGAGAATTTAGATGGTCATGTAGTTCAAGATGTTGAAGATCATCGATGGCATTCCTCGATTTTCATCTGTTATTTAAACTCCACCTCAAACCATTGTCATATGTTATTTAAGTCAGATAATAGTATAAATCAAACAGGGGGTCTTTTCTGTATAAAAGACCAATATTATGATCAAAATACTATCACAGTTTTGCTTATGAAGGAATGTAGTACATGAATTTCCCTATTGCCACTCAAAAAAGTTTTCCATATTGACAGTAATGAAGGTTTGTTGATTCAAATTGCTAGCTTTCTTTGTCACTTTATAGTACAAGGTGGACCTGTCTTGCTGCAAGTGCATTTTCATATGCTGTGGCACTAACCAGAGCCTATACACAGTGCTGTCCATCATTTTGTGCTATGTGCATTTTTAGCTGGACAATGcaatgttgacaaaggacaggGGACCATAATGCACCGCATTCCGCACATGGTTCTAGACAGACCGATCAAATTCAGCAGGTATTTCGACAAATTGACAGGCCATGCCACTCTAAACCCATCGATCGCACCCATGTTGTCACGATGTGCCAAAATGGCAAGTTCTTCGATTGTAATGCATTTCTTCAAGCATATGAACCCTAATGTCGAACGGATGCAGTTTAATCATAGCCTTAATTTCTAGGAGCAGCATTGAACAAACCAAGAAATTCCAAGGATCCATAGAAAATGTCTAGCTGCATTACACTCCGCGCTGATCCAAACAAGAAAACGGCGGCCTGCGTTGCACTATGGCGCTGATTCAAACAACAATTTTCGCCCGGGCCTGATCCAAACAGTAATCCTTTCAGGAATCCCAACCCATGTCGAAATCACACGAAACCTGAGTCTGATTTCATCCCACCAGCAATCCCGCGCGGAAATCCCAGGAAATGGACGAGACACCAATCAAAGAGCCCTCGATCTAGtagcggcggaggggagggggatgTATGATATAATCAGAGGGGCTCAGGGGAGTAGTGTGGCAGTGCACTAACCGGAGTTGCcgcagccggcgaggaggaggcggtggtggcggcggacgtagacggcgagcagcggcgcgaGGGCGGGGTACTTCTGGTACCAGTCGAACGGGCCGGCCTCCTTCCTGTACCGCTCGTCCCAGTACCACGCCTCCCCGTACGCCTGCGCCGCCGTgcctcctccaccccctccccctcccgtcatcctcggcgccgccgcggatcTGGCCGCCGGGAATGCCCCGCCTCCGCCGGATCGGTGGCCGCGGGGTCGCGTCGCGTGTCCCCTTCTTCGCTGGTGCCGACGCGACGCGAAACGGTGGTGGATAAGGATCGCCTCGCCGGGGGGCGGCGAGAGGCTGAGATGGGCCGGAGGACGCCGGGGGTTTGGGCCCAGCTCCGGAGTGGTTCGAGGTGGGCCGCCATGGACTTTCGGCTTCCCAAATTTTGACGATCAtctcttttttgaaaaaaaaaaaaacttgttcccaacttattttgaaataaaacgTAAACTTGCACGCTGAAGTTTTGGCCGCGTTGAAGGGAGTAGAAGCGGCAGCTCACAGGCGTATGGTGCACATCTAGCTGGAGTCCGACTCACTGATGCTGGTTCAAGCTCTGAAGGAAGGTAATCTACAATTTGCAGCGATGGGGGTCTTGTCCTGGGAGCGAAGAAGATTATAGCTTCGacttttatttcttttcgaGTTAGCTATTTGTCCCCGTGAATATAATAAATTGGCAGATGCTATAGCATCGTTTGGCTGTAACAGTCCCCAAAACTCTGTTCTCAGTTGGGACGGTTCACCTCCGGGTGTGGAGGTCTTGGTTATCGGCGATTCTGTTGAAACTATGGGTTAATGGAAACAACTAGTTTTcctctataaaaaaaaggtaaatttCACTACTTTTACCAAACTATcagaaaactacatatttaagaatgtgtatcataaaactacatatttagtgcAAAATTTATTAcgaaactatagatttaaaatATTGTATCACAAATTATAGATTTACAGTAAGACAAATTTTGCTGCAGGGTATTGTGACTTTGCGTTTTAGTTATAGGACACTgtactaagtgacttttaaggGAATACACTCTCAAAGTTGGATATTTACTGCTGGACACCTCACCCATTAAAATAACAATTTCTGGTTGAAGAAGAGATAAACCACGTGAAATGTCAGAAATGCCCTTAGACCCATATGTTAACTCTCTTATCtattttctctctctatccccttCTTTCAGCGCGGCATCGGATCCCCGCGAGCTAATGCTGTAAGTTTGGTTATTGTTTGAGGTGTTTGGTGAGTTTTCCTCGTGAAGAAGCTAGGTGTTCTCATTTTTTCTCATAACTATCTTGGTTTTTACTTTTTCTTATTGACATAtataatttgtactttttctaCCTGATTAGTTTAAAAAAGCCTGCATATAGCGTCACGGCGGTGGTAGGTCGGCGCCAAAACACCCGGCGTTGAGATATTGGATATTAGCACTATCAGGGGTGAGGCTGTGGGTAGTTTTTCATTTTAAGTTTAGGCATTGGCCTAttatttaaataagtttttttttgaagggCCAAACTCTCAAATTTGGTGCTTTGCTTCTTCTCCTTGGCGTCCTCGCATCATCCCAGGTGAGTGGTGAGCAACCGTTGCTTCCAACGGAGGCGACGTGCCGTGCATTGCAAAACTGGAGGATATGTTTCGCTTCCGTCGCCGGCGACAATTAACGCCGGCAATTACGCAGCAGCTAGCTTTAGCTCTAGCAGTGACAGGACAAAAGACGCGCCTTTTGCAGGGGATCTGTACAACACGTACACGCTGACGCTGAAAAGAGAGAGCACGCAAATTTGGCAATGCGATTGAGCTGAACCATGAACAACACTCTCCAAATCAAATTACACTTATAGCGGTATATTTTAAAGCAAAGCGAACGGCTCAAAATTACATTGTAgtaataatatataaattacaCTGCAGTTGCATATGAGTCataatataattacattgtCATTGTACTGTATTTTATATCTGTTcaattttagaagaaaatttattgATAAATATCTAGCAAAAATAGTTGGACaatggaatatattaaatcCAGCCTAAAATCAAATGGACACTTTTTTGTGATCAGCGTCGTGTGGCTCGTGCCGAATGAGTCCAAGAGCGTGTACTTAATTCAACGAATAATAAAAGCATATGGTGTAAGGTAGTAGTATGCTTAATTTAATCCAACTTGGGCTGATCTCTTGTGGCGTAGCACAAAATTTAGGTGTCTATCTAATCTAAGCTTTAGATTAGCAAGGACAGTCAAAAAGGGATGGGCAATATCAAAGAGACGCGATCTTGTGGAATTTTGTCGATCCCTGGCATTGATCTCAGAGGGAGACTTTGAGTGATTGAAAAATTATATGCTCTACACATGCTACTAGATAGATACATGCATTAATTAcatgagagaaagaaagaggaaaagaaaatcacagacaataagagcaggtacaatagtatactataagccagctataaacatattttaaagagataaaggaagagagagaagagcagcggactacagatctgtagccagctgcagcgcggactccaagacgcaatgtgtgtatgacaggtgggatcgtatagtaagtaactattatatgaattagctataaatgaattggagctagtagtgggctatactattaaacttgctctaatcttATAGCTAATTCTACTATTTTCATGACACACATGAGAAGAAAAAAGTGCAACATGCAAtcaactcaaattttaatcTCTTCTCGATACACCACCACAGTCGGCAGCTCTACGACAAACTCTTCAACCTTTTAATACAACCAAATCAAATTGTTCCAAAATTATTTAACCATACATTTTTGCTCCTGGGGTAGGGTGTTGCGGTTCCGGATGACGTCCGTTGTGCCTGTGCCCCTCCCCAATAGTTCTACACGACCAGCTTTGTTGATGCAGCCATAGCGCCGCCCACAAACTCGTAGACGTCGCGTCTGTGTTGGAGACAGGCCTATAATTTTGCTGGAATTTTTTTGGTGGTGGGGAGGAGACGAGCGAGCTAGGCTGGACAAAGGCAGGGGCAGGCAGCGCTGTGGATTGAAAAACAGTGATTAATTTCTATGTCTTGGGCTCTGCTCGATGAAGAGGGCGGTAACGACCAGGGACAGGGAGTGATCTCTGCCTCCACATCTCGGTGACGCATCGACATAAACCTCTACAGCCGCCTTGAACCGTTTGGGCTAGGCTGCTAGGGTTATTGCCCCCGGAATGAATAAATTGTGGATTACACCCTCTGTTAACTGTAAAATTACAATAGTATCatgaattccttttttttttcagagttgCCCCTCTACTACACCTAGTACACTCGTTACCCCCTTAGTAGAAATCAATCTCCTCCTTATTATCCTATCTTATGAACGGCTAACATTCACATGTGTACTTTAAAAAATTCCTAGTTAGGAGTTAGCTCCACTATTAAGGGCTCATTCAGATTGAGGGGTTTTGAAAGGATTCTCATGAGAGACTGTTGACAGAAAACTTTTCCTTTCCTCCCATTTGGTGGCTCAAAACGGTCATAAGATAAATGAAGGAAGTTTTGggcattatctaaaaaaaatgaaggaataTTTCATTTGTCACTGACTCACTGTCCCTGGAGGACAaccaagggaaaaaaaatctgccCAAATCTCATGTGAAAAATTCTATGCACCACACCACCGACGAGATCAATCTTCTTTCTTTGCTCACTGACCATGTGACAGTGCTAGGGCCCAGTTGTCAGCtggttttaaatttgtttgtcgGTTATTTATGTTGCATTCCTTCAAAAACCATTCTTATGTTTTTTCAACCATCCAAACGCCcatcccacaattttttttcgaatgcgcaaaagaattgcacgtcaatatattaaaagaaaagagtTATAGTTACACCACGTAATCAACAAGACCGGCCTATGCcaggggaaaggaggaaaagcaaaaaaaaagaaaaaaaaactgaagcttAGAAAAAACTATGGCGGCTAAAACAAAACTCTAAACATCGGGAAGGGACTGAGCCACGCTATACTCCCAACAAGTCCCCAAAAGCGGCAACGCCAGCTAACGATCATAGACAGACCTCCGAGTGGATCAACTCCAGAACCACTGAGATAGAAGAGAGCTCAGAGTCGAAAACCCTAGCGTTTCGCTCCTCCCGCAACTGCCAAGACCGTCCCACAAAATTCCTATATCATCAGATCCTCTGTTTTATCTACGCGTTCCTATcaaattcctttgtttttctcaTTCCTTCATTTTTCCAATCACGTATTCCGGACAAAGGCCTAAACCTGCTCTGATCGAGATAGAGGACGAAAGATTATAGCCCTCCTGAATCCTATGCACGCGGTGGTGGTGTGTGTACAGGCGCtcacgcgcggcggcgcgcggcgcacACGAAACGCGCGGGGCGTGTGGGCAATTGGCAAAGCAGCCCGCAGCAGCAAGATCCACTAGGCGTGACGCGGGCATGGGCGTCGGCGTGGCAGGGAAAGCGGGCGTACGCGCGTATAAAAATGAGGCACCACCCCGAGacggaaggaaaggaaaggagcGGAGGCGAGCGACGACACGCGCGCGACAAAATATAGCAGTTTAGCAATCAGCCAAAATTAATtaaggaagggggaggaggaggattacGTTGCCCTCCTCGCCGCTAAACCAACCAGATTAGCTGCCGGGAATTATTTCATCCCGGCGAGACCCTTCCGCCCGCTAGCTCCCGCGCGCGCtgttccggccgccgccgagctggTCGGAGTCGGAGGCGACCGCCGATAGCCCTGCCggcgagagatcgatcgatcggcgtcGCCGATCCGACATATCCAATGGTACGTGTGTTCATCCAAatgcgcatatatatatatatatatatatgctctatCTATCTTTCGGCGATGAATTCGCCGCCGtccggccacgcgccgccgtggtcgcgcggcggcggccttcgaTGAGATTCCGATCGATGGTTCtttcgacgacggcgacgccgatcGACATGCATATGCCTGCCACGCCACTTGGCACTAGCTAGCTCCATCTATcgattctttcttttctttctccctgCTTTTTGCAATTTGCATGCCCTCTCTCTTCCGTCTCCCTTTCCGTTCTCGCTTTTGGCCTTCGTTACTTTCAAATCTCTTGACATGCAAATgcattgaaaaaaaacatattctcaAACTTCATAACTCATCAGGTCCATATGTCAGCGACCCACGTTAAAAAATTGCATTCGAATCGACCGACCTCTCTTACTGCAAGCTCTCCATTTTTCTCACCGTCAACCACACAAGATAGCACATGACGGCTACAGATCGAAAGCTTACACGAATATATCCATTctgaaagaagaagaagaaaaaagaggcATCGGTTAATTTGCTTTTCGTTGCAGAAAAGAAACCAGGCGTACGCAACTACGCATACATACATGTCGGCCTCGATCCACACTCCAAAACggaatatatttctttttcccctccttGTTTTTCTTGGCCCGATTGGCCGGCCATTGCATCGCTGACCTCTTCTCCACCCTTGTTGATAATTTGATTTATAATCGAGTCGTCGTTCTCGCCAATTGGCCGGCGACACCTTCAGCTACCTCTTAGATTCCTTTCCTCTCATCGTTTTCTAAAATCACACGTCTACATATATAGtaccgaaagaaaaaaaacaattaaaaagtTCAGATAAACATATTCTGTCACCTACTGCTAATAATAATGGGAATATTATACTACGTCGTGTTGTACAGAAAAATTCGATCTTGGTCAGTTGGTCAGACGTTTCGCGTCCTTTTCTCCCCTCCCACTACCTCCCGTTCGTTGTAATTTAGCTCATTTCTTCGCGTTGCCGATTTGGAAATTGGAAGTTTCACACGCAGCATCGCTTGTTCTTGTTCTTAATTGGTTATCTGACTGCGACACTACGTACAATAATAATTAaggtagtagtagcagcatatttttttttcacttgtgTGATTTAATTCGTCTCCTTGCATTTTTCTGGTTCTCTGTTGCTGTTGTTCTCTTGTGCCAGCCTTTCGTTTTCCTCTGTTTGCTTCGATCGATCTGAAACTCTCCCATAGTTTTACTCGTCTCTGTCTGACAAAATTACTACTGTAGATTAATTACTCTTTTGTATTAATATCATATTTTGCATCGAAGCATGCAACTGGGGTTGCTTGGTCATTTTCTGAGCCCGTGACTGACGACGAGACGAACAAAAACCTCACCGTCCAGCTCTCGCCAATCGATGCTGATGCAGGTTGAGTCggggagcgaggcggcggcggcgacggcggcggcggtgctgacGGCGCCGCTGTCCCTGgagggcggcctcgcggcggagctccggcCGGCGAACCTCGTGCAGCGCGTGCTCAGCCTCTTCCGCAACGTCCGACCCGGCTCCGATCTCTCTCACTTTCAGGTAccaaatcatcaaactgaaacTGATCCCCAGCTCAGCTGCTAGCCATTCTTGATCCTAGCTAGGCATAGCATTGTGTGATTAATTGTGTGCATGCATTTGAAACTCCAATCTCGAGAgtgtttaaatttggatttacTACTAGTTAATCTAATCACTTCAGGTCAGGAGCATTATATCACCCTGAAATCAGCAATGATTTTGGGGAGGGAGTGACTAGCTAGTGGAGTAGTGTACTCTACTCCACTAATTAATCATGAGGATTAGTTTTTGCTTGTGGGATATGAGGAGTAGTAGTAGGTGTTGAGTAAACCAAGAGAACAAGCTTCAATACTTTTAAGAGAAAACAAAACAAGCTTCAATAGTTGAACAACACTTCCTTGCTCACTTTTATAAGGAGTATTTTGATTTCGAGAAAGTCAAATGAACTTTGAATATTTTGGCTAACGACGGTTAGTAATAATACAACTATATTTGGTGCATAAAAGTTGTGCCTATATATTTGTATTTCAAATCAGGAGCTTTCACATAATACTGCTCTACTAATTAATCATGTGGATTAGTCTTTGTTTGTGGGAAATGAGGAGTAGTAGGTGTTGAGCGAACAAAAAAACAAGCTgacttttcaaaaaataaaatcaacacAAGCTTCAAGAGTTGAATAGTATTGCTACTTGCGTAGTTGCATATGTAAGCATGATGAACGGCATAGTCCATGGGGGCACGCCTGTTTTTCAACAAAAGGAACTCAAATTTCGGATGTGGATTCGTGATTGCTTAGTTTGACAGCTTTCGGTTTCTCAGTAGGGGATAAATGTTAACTAATGTGGTCAACACTTTCAGTTTCCTGGCACCTAGCCTAATCAATTACTATCATCTAATCAGTCACTGTCTAGCAGTAATTTCGCAGTCAAAATGACGTTAATTTGACTGAATTTTTTCATCTGAATTTGTCTGAATTTTTGTCATCATCAGCTGCCTGCTACGTTCAACCTGCCGAAGTCGCAGCTCCAGTTATACGGCGAGGGAGTGTACTGCGTCGGAAAAGACTACCTGCGGCGGTGCGCGAAGGGGAGCGACGCCGTCGAGCGGTTCGCGGCGGTCGTCGGCTGGAGCATCTCGACGACGAGGCCTCCCATCTTCGGCTTCGCGCCGTACAACCCCGTTCTTGGAGAGACCCACCATGTCTCCAGCGGATCACTCCATGTTCTTCTCGAGCAGGTGATTCATCACAATGTCATGcgttaaatttgtagtttcgcgataaatttggtgttaaaATATGTAGCCatgtatctgtagttttgtgaaatttacagATGATTTGTTTCTGAATCTCTGACAGAAAATTGTGGTCTTTTTCAGGTGTCTCATCGTCCTCCGGTCTCTGCACTGCATGCCACTGACGATGACGGTGAGATCGAGCTCGTCTGGTGCCAAAACCCAATCCCGAAATTCCACGGTACGTAGGCCAGATTCAGAATGAAATTCTACTCCATTTCCTGCCCATCAATTTCCAAGTTTCAGAGTCTGAAATTCTACTCCATTTCCTGCTCATTTCTGAAGGCACAAGCGTGGAAGCGACAGTGAAAGGCATGAGGCACGTCAAGCTTCTGAAATTCAGCGAGAATTACGAGATCGACTGCCCAAACCTGCTCATCAGGTTGCTGCCTGCTCCATCAGCGGAGTGGTCTGGGACAGTCAGGATCGTCTGCAAGGAGTCCGAGCTCGAAGCAGAGTTGATCTACTACAGGAGCAACGCTTTCCTGGGACTAGGTGGCGATCCAAGATGTGTTAAGGGTAAGATATTCAGCTCAAGATCAGGAGAGATCATCTGCGAGATTGATGGACATTGGGATCGGATCGTGTCGGCGAAGGATGCGAAGACCGGGAAGGTGTCGGTTCTGTACGATGCTGAATCCGCCATTGCTGACCTCAAGACACCTGTGGTCAGAAACCAAGAGGTAACTTCTTTCTGACAATTTGTGCTCACAAGAAATCTGAACTTTGTGCATTTTTTCATGCTGCAAGTTCAGATGGCAGTATCCCAGAGATAAAATTCAGACTAAGTCCACATATGATTCAATTCAACAACTGCAACGTACAAACTAagcaggaaaaaagaaaaaaatatcactgAATTAGGAACCAAAGATGTACTAACTTATGAAAACCTCACTGACCATTGTTACCCTACCAATTATGTTCACAAGAACTCTGAACTTTGGCCATGTAGATAAAATTCAGTCTAACTGATTTCATTTTCAGTCGTTCAACAAAACTTTAACCTACAAACTAAGCAGAAAATCAGTGACCAATACTGAATTTGTCATGATTGTGTTTCAGGGCGTGTCACCTTCAGAATCTGTGGTGGTTTGGGGCGAGGTGAGCGATGCCATCCTGAAGAAAGACTGGGAGAGATCTAGTCAGGCGAAGCGACGAGTGGAGGACACGGCGAGGAGGCTAGACAGAGAGAGGAACGACAAGGGAGAGGTCTGGATTCCCAAGCATTTCTCGCTGTCTCAGGACAAGAACGGCAGCTGGGAATGCTCGCCGCTGGAGAAATCTGTGCCTCCAGCTCCGATCATTGTCCCCTCATGACTGTAGATTACATGTAACAGATGAtcctatatatactatataaatcTATAACATAGCtgatgatttgattttttttaacttgtcaAGTGAAGTATGGCCGATTCTTTGCGTTTTTATAGTTTTCTTCAATAACAGAATTATCTCAAACAGTAGCTACTCATAAGATCGGGCCGCATGACATAGCCTAAGATTGGTTGAGCTACAACCGGTAAGCGGTAGAAATATGAAAAAAACGATCATAGTAATTTATAGggaaaacttttatatttatattatgaaCGGTCTAAAATACAATGGTAGATTACACTAAATTCGGAAAATAGACtatgatgaaaaatcacaagatCAGCTTTAAAAAcaagtttaaaaaataaaaaaaattagctgcGACGATGAGAGCATACACAGTGGCAAATCATCGATCTCCGCTGAAACAGTTAgggagcaatttttttttcacaaatatgTGCTATATTTTTCATTTCTTGTAATCTATCTACATAATTTCTTCCCCACTTGTTAATTAAGTTAGCAGTGGGAGAAACATCTAGGAGTAATTTGTAAGCAAGTTTTACAACTGCTATACATACACGAggagttctgaacttctgattaCTATTGTCAGTGTCAGAAAATCCTACAATAACTCTTGCTTGAAATGGAACAAGAGCAATGcaggtagcagcagcagcagagaccACAGCTGGTTGTgccgcgtgctcgccgccgacgatgacgGCATCATCCGCTTGCTCGCCGACGACGGCATCGTCATCCACGCCGGCTGATCGGCGCTCCCGGCACCATTGATGTCCTCCGTCGGAGGCGGCTGGTAGCTGATTATCCCGGCGCCATTGTTGCCAGCCGGAGGAGGTGTgctgcctccggcgccgttctGGCCattggccggcgacggcgagctaatCAGCGGAGTGACACCGGAGGTGTTCGACCTGTGCAGACCATGGGCAAAAGATCGTCGGAATGTGAGTGTTGAGATGCgagctactcccttcgttttatattataagactttttcgaattgtccatattcatataaatgttaataaatctagatacatatatatgtctagattcattaacatatatatgaatcatGAATGTGGGCAATCATATAAAGTctcataatatgaaacggaggaagtagttgaaaagagagaaataaatGGTTGATGAATTGGGGTTGGTTACCCGGTGGGAGGGAGGCAGAAGGCGATGgtgtaggcggcggcgctgcaggTGAAGGTGCTCGTGCCGTCGTCGTAGGCGTAGCTGTAGGCGCGCGGGCACGCCGTCTTGAAGATGGCCGAGTACGCCGTCGGCCGgcacgtcgccggcgtcgcgtACGCGCCGCTGCAGCAGTACTCCTCCTCCCCGAACGCCTCGCACGCGCTCCGGCACGCCACcgtcccgctgccgccgccgccgtcgacgccgtccaCCTGCAACTCCTTCGGACACGCTGCAGATATATGCTCACGTCAGCGCAAACACGTACGACACGCGTGCATGGATGCGCGACACGTACAGCGGTTGAGGTCGGCCGTGCAGCCGGTGgtggcgcagccgccgccgccgccggtggcgccgccggcctgcgggacggcgacgacggggaggttGTAGCCGTCGACGAGGCTCACGTCGTAGTAGTCCaggtcaccggcgccggcgccgccgccgaccttccCCAGCGTGACCTCGAacagcgtcgccggcggcgtggcgcccGTGCCGCCGCACTCCAAGCGGCCGCCGCAGTCGCCGGTCTGGcacgcggcggcgccagcggcagcggcggcggcggcgccgccggcgccggagaagtcGCACCCGGTGCGCGCCCATATCCGGCCGGAccaccccgccggcgccgggacCTGCACGCTCTGCCCCGGGTCGAGCCTGAACCCCGTCGTGGCCAGCTGCGGCGTGCCGGCGCCGGCCAGCGTCGCCGGCCATATCGTCTGGGCGCAGTGGTTGGATATCGTGAAGCTACAGCTCGCCGCCATTGACGA encodes:
- the LOC107278327 gene encoding pathogenesis-related thaumatin-like protein 3.5, encoding MEAPRSWRAPACVIFVLALVAQWWSSSMAASCSFTISNHCAQTIWPATLAGAGTPQLATTGFRLDPGQSVQVPAPAGWSGRIWARTGCDFSGAGGAAAAAAAGAAACQTGDCGGRLECGGTGATPPATLFEVTLGKVGGGAGAGDLDYYDVSLVDGYNLPVVAVPQAGGATGGGGGCATTGCTADLNRSCPKELQVDGVDGGGGSGTVACRSACEAFGEEEYCCSGAYATPATCRPTAYSAIFKTACPRAYSYAYDDGTSTFTCSAAAYTIAFCLPPTGSNTSGVTPLISSPSPANGQNGAGGSTPPPAGNNGAGIISYQPPPTEDINGAGSADQPAWMTMPSSASKRMMPSSSAASTRHNQLWSLLLLLPALLLFHFKQELL